In one window of Comamonas testosteroni DNA:
- a CDS encoding nuclear transport factor 2 family protein, translated as MSDSVLEQLQQRLQHLEDIQSIQALKARYLRACDQKQPNAMRECFVEHGAVIEADGFPSFTDREEWVETFTRLAVANPSIQDMHHGHNPQISFTGADSAKGLWDLEFCQINVKERTIVNLSGQYSDEYERINGWWQIRSMRFARGSFVMRQVDAAGIERVIALGEPPAAGFIEHN; from the coding sequence ATGAGTGACTCGGTTCTGGAGCAACTCCAGCAGCGTTTGCAGCATCTTGAGGATATTCAGTCGATACAGGCTTTGAAGGCCCGGTACTTGCGAGCCTGTGATCAGAAGCAGCCGAACGCCATGCGTGAGTGCTTTGTGGAGCATGGTGCAGTCATCGAAGCCGATGGCTTTCCGTCTTTTACGGATCGCGAAGAATGGGTTGAAACCTTCACCAGACTGGCAGTTGCCAACCCGTCCATCCAGGACATGCACCACGGCCACAACCCTCAGATCAGCTTTACGGGAGCTGATAGTGCAAAAGGCTTGTGGGATCTGGAGTTCTGCCAGATCAATGTCAAGGAACGCACCATCGTCAATCTCTCAGGTCAGTACAGCGATGAGTACGAGCGCATCAACGGGTGGTGGCAGATCCGTTCCATGCGCTTTGCGCGGGGATCGTTTGTCATGCGCCAGGTCGATGCGGCAGGTATTGAAAGAGTCATTGCCCTGGGCGAGCCTCCGGCAGCTGGATTCATTGAACACAACTGA
- a CDS encoding OmpA family protein, with protein MSFNSSDDDSQQRFALGFLFALIALVVSTVVGTVVYKRGISHAPKAEAAVSAPSATNVPVVVVEEAARVIVENGVVKFYFVSGKAEVAAGANEALSNVVKGVAEGKRAVISGFHDATGSAEINAELAKQRAQAVQAALVALGVAEDKVELKKPEQSQADGSNAEARRVEVILAD; from the coding sequence ATGTCCTTCAACAGCTCTGACGACGATAGCCAACAACGCTTTGCCTTGGGTTTTCTGTTTGCCCTGATCGCTCTGGTTGTCTCCACCGTCGTCGGCACCGTCGTCTACAAGCGCGGCATTTCCCATGCTCCCAAGGCTGAAGCCGCCGTGTCCGCACCCAGCGCGACCAACGTGCCTGTGGTGGTGGTTGAAGAGGCTGCCCGCGTGATCGTGGAAAACGGTGTGGTCAAGTTCTACTTTGTCTCGGGCAAGGCGGAAGTGGCCGCTGGCGCCAACGAAGCGTTGAGCAACGTGGTCAAGGGCGTGGCTGAAGGCAAGCGCGCCGTGATTTCCGGCTTCCATGATGCAACTGGTAGTGCTGAAATCAACGCGGAGCTGGCCAAGCAACGTGCGCAAGCCGTCCAGGCCGCTCTGGTGGCACTGGGCGTGGCAGAAGACAAGGTCGAGCTGAAGAAGCCCGAGCAATCTCAGGCCGACGGCTCCAATGCCGAAGCTCGCCGTGTGGAAGTGATTCTGGCCGACTGA
- a CDS encoding gamma-glutamylcyclotransferase has translation MSALPLLNHSMRDADQMLERALVQWGGDEDLWIFGYGSLIWRPEFEFSERRSAHVHGWHRALKMWSTINRGTPQMPGLVFGMLSGGSCQGMAFRIPRNQGDTVMRKLWLREMPNAVYDPRWLPCRTPHGAVKALAFTLSRQSPHHTGELAPDEYRRIFSQAQGIYGTTLDYAQATFEELQRLGIDDKALKRLLAYADFEQADCASFAAI, from the coding sequence ATGTCCGCCCTGCCTTTGTTGAATCATTCCATGCGTGATGCTGACCAGATGCTGGAGCGGGCTCTGGTGCAGTGGGGAGGTGACGAGGATCTGTGGATTTTTGGTTATGGCTCACTGATCTGGCGCCCCGAATTTGAATTCAGCGAACGCCGTTCGGCCCATGTACATGGCTGGCATCGTGCTCTGAAAATGTGGAGCACCATCAACCGTGGCACGCCCCAGATGCCAGGCCTGGTGTTTGGCATGCTCTCGGGCGGCAGTTGCCAGGGCATGGCCTTCCGTATTCCGCGAAACCAAGGCGACACCGTGATGCGCAAGCTCTGGTTGCGTGAGATGCCCAATGCCGTCTATGACCCGCGCTGGCTGCCTTGCCGCACGCCACATGGTGCGGTGAAGGCCCTGGCATTCACGCTCTCACGCCAAAGCCCTCACCACACCGGCGAGCTGGCGCCGGATGAATACCGGCGCATTTTCTCTCAGGCTCAGGGCATATATGGCACAACGCTGGACTATGCCCAGGCCACTTTTGAGGAGCTGCAGCGGCTGGGCATCGACGACAAGGCGCTCAAGCGCCTGTTGGCCTATGCAGACTTCGAGCAAGCCGATTGCGCGTCTTTTGCTGCTATTTGA
- a CDS encoding superoxide dismutase family protein — translation MSKNRVAPLFSRPAWTGLALVAGLTMAACSTTSNTAGPSSSETAPAATPGKGVQSIARLEATKGSQVTGTVQFFPQPDGSVRVQGRVEGLAPNTEHGFHVHEKGDCSSGDGLSAGGHFNPGQQAHGKFGDSKAHHIGDLPSLDADTQGVATIDFVSKEFKLDRGGNGILGRSLIVHNDPDDYTTQPTGNSGARLACAVIERGA, via the coding sequence ATGTCCAAAAACCGTGTTGCCCCCCTCTTTTCGCGCCCTGCTTGGACAGGTCTGGCGCTTGTCGCAGGCTTGACCATGGCGGCATGCTCCACGACCAGCAACACGGCAGGGCCTTCATCGTCTGAAACGGCTCCTGCAGCAACTCCTGGCAAAGGCGTGCAGTCGATTGCACGCCTGGAAGCCACCAAGGGCAGCCAGGTAACGGGTACGGTACAGTTCTTCCCGCAGCCCGATGGCAGCGTTCGAGTACAAGGCCGCGTGGAAGGGCTGGCGCCGAATACCGAGCACGGCTTTCACGTCCACGAAAAAGGCGACTGCTCCAGCGGCGACGGCTTGAGCGCGGGTGGCCACTTCAACCCTGGACAGCAGGCGCATGGCAAATTCGGCGACAGCAAGGCCCATCACATCGGTGACCTGCCCAGCCTGGACGCTGATACCCAGGGCGTAGCAACTATCGATTTTGTGAGCAAGGAGTTCAAACTGGACAGGGGCGGCAACGGCATTCTGGGACGATCGCTGATCGTGCACAATGATCCGGATGACTACACAACCCAGCCCACCGGCAATTCAGGCGCGCGCCTGGCTTGTGCCGTGATTGAGCGCGGCGCCTGA
- a CDS encoding nucleotidyltransferase family protein: protein MLDSNMNQEVLPAPMVDPDRPCVLVLAAGRGERFLASGGSSHKLQAMLGLQTVLQTTLAAVQASGLPWHLECGPHPGMGDSIAAAVKATAGAKGWLILPADLPLVQAATLHELALQLTRLDSRELHVIQPFYQGRKGHPVAFSRAAAPALALLSGDQGAASIVRNAAENQRLQRWDCDDIGCVLDVDTVQALEEARRIWRERNS from the coding sequence ATGCTCGACAGCAATATGAATCAAGAAGTTTTGCCCGCTCCCATGGTTGATCCGGATCGGCCTTGTGTGCTGGTTCTCGCTGCGGGCAGGGGAGAGCGCTTTCTCGCATCGGGCGGCTCCAGCCACAAGCTCCAGGCCATGCTGGGCCTGCAAACCGTTCTGCAAACTACTCTGGCTGCAGTGCAGGCCTCTGGCCTTCCCTGGCATCTGGAATGCGGGCCGCATCCCGGCATGGGCGACAGCATTGCGGCGGCCGTCAAGGCCACAGCAGGTGCCAAAGGCTGGCTGATCCTGCCAGCAGATTTGCCTTTGGTTCAGGCCGCTACGCTACACGAGTTGGCCTTGCAGCTAACGCGGCTGGATAGCCGTGAGCTGCATGTGATTCAACCCTTCTACCAGGGACGGAAGGGTCATCCCGTGGCTTTTAGCCGAGCAGCAGCTCCGGCACTCGCCCTGCTGAGCGGCGATCAGGGCGCGGCCTCCATCGTGCGCAATGCGGCGGAGAATCAGCGTCTGCAACGCTGGGACTGCGATGACATAGGCTGCGTGCTTGATGTGGACACAGTGCAGGCCTTGGAGGAAGCGCGCAGGATCTGGCGAGAACGCAATTCTTGA
- the pdxH gene encoding pyridoxamine 5'-phosphate oxidase, producing MSSLSSSIADLRKSYERAELSESASNHNPLQQFDQWLQEAVRAQVPEPNAMTVATVSGDLRPSTRIVLIKGYDERGIVWYTNYDSRKGQQLAGNPFAALQFHWVELERVVRIEGCVEKVSAEESDAYFASRPLDSRIGAWASPQSQVISGRSVLVANAAKYSAQFLLNPPRPPHWGGFRLVPERWEFWQGRKSRLHDRLSYRQEGPHWIRERLAP from the coding sequence ATGAGCAGCCTATCTTCATCCATTGCCGATCTGCGCAAAAGCTATGAACGCGCAGAGCTGAGCGAATCCGCTTCCAACCATAATCCCCTGCAGCAGTTCGACCAATGGCTGCAGGAAGCCGTGAGAGCCCAGGTACCCGAGCCCAATGCCATGACTGTGGCGACCGTGAGCGGCGACCTGCGACCCAGCACGCGCATCGTGCTTATCAAAGGCTATGACGAGCGTGGCATTGTCTGGTACACCAATTACGACAGCCGAAAGGGCCAGCAACTGGCGGGTAATCCATTCGCTGCCCTGCAATTTCACTGGGTGGAGCTGGAGCGCGTGGTGCGCATCGAAGGCTGTGTGGAAAAAGTCAGCGCCGAGGAAAGCGATGCCTACTTTGCAAGCCGCCCGCTTGATTCAAGAATCGGGGCCTGGGCCAGTCCGCAAAGCCAAGTCATCAGTGGCCGCAGCGTGCTGGTAGCCAATGCCGCCAAATACAGCGCGCAGTTTCTACTCAATCCTCCCCGGCCTCCTCATTGGGGCGGTTTCCGTCTTGTGCCCGAGCGTTGGGAGTTCTGGCAGGGGCGCAAGAGCCGGCTGCATGACCGCCTGAGCTACCGCCAGGAAGGTCCACACTGGATTCGTGAGCGACTGGCGCCCTGA
- a CDS encoding tyrosine-type recombinase/integrase: MQDKNIPDHQSPDPSKLPTGSQLFRDWLEHEGSKSWDALDTSPDGNYEKVWQAWLMHLSGQAAIADKERPAHRPRSSKSWHQATELDVQSFLQIRDGQRAHHHPERKISPVTRRRYWRLLERIYDHAMEHGWIRANPATGLEPAERPPSEDGKGHCLPPLLWQSLPRHFPSADGYQDARDRAIVLLLYEMALAPEEVRCLLWKNLLSGADQVWIGSSESIASGESPLPRYLQIEGGRNAQQRMLELPDSVAQALQSWRRFSAAQRGPSVIDGNHIVFYSRRGGELSVRMLFHVASQIIQRAHNAQPEDSQKFPLQRVGPQVLRNTAIVQWLRAGVPESEVVSRIGVDSTRSLRHLQHYL, encoded by the coding sequence ATGCAAGACAAAAACATTCCGGATCACCAGTCTCCAGATCCATCCAAACTGCCAACTGGAAGCCAGCTGTTTCGCGACTGGCTCGAGCATGAGGGCAGCAAGAGCTGGGATGCGCTGGACACCTCTCCAGACGGCAATTATGAAAAGGTCTGGCAGGCCTGGTTGATGCATCTGTCCGGACAGGCCGCTATCGCCGACAAGGAGCGCCCTGCGCACAGGCCGCGTTCTTCAAAGTCCTGGCATCAGGCAACCGAGCTGGATGTGCAGAGCTTCTTGCAGATACGCGATGGCCAACGTGCGCACCACCACCCGGAGCGCAAGATCAGTCCGGTCACCCGCCGCCGCTACTGGCGGCTGCTGGAGCGCATCTACGACCATGCGATGGAGCACGGCTGGATCCGCGCCAACCCGGCAACCGGTCTTGAGCCAGCCGAACGCCCGCCCTCCGAAGACGGTAAAGGCCACTGCCTGCCTCCCCTGCTCTGGCAGTCACTGCCAAGACACTTCCCCAGCGCCGACGGTTATCAGGACGCACGCGATCGCGCCATCGTGCTGCTGCTTTACGAGATGGCTCTGGCCCCCGAAGAGGTTCGCTGCCTGCTGTGGAAGAATCTGCTTTCAGGCGCCGACCAGGTCTGGATTGGCAGCTCGGAAAGCATTGCGAGCGGAGAGTCTCCCCTGCCCCGCTATCTGCAGATAGAAGGCGGCAGAAATGCACAGCAACGCATGCTTGAGCTGCCCGACTCCGTGGCCCAGGCCCTGCAAAGCTGGAGAAGATTCAGCGCCGCACAGCGCGGGCCGTCGGTGATTGACGGCAACCACATCGTCTTCTATTCGCGCCGTGGCGGCGAACTCTCGGTACGCATGCTGTTCCATGTGGCCTCGCAGATCATTCAGCGCGCTCACAATGCCCAGCCCGAGGACAGCCAGAAATTTCCGCTGCAGCGCGTGGGGCCGCAGGTCTTGCGCAACACGGCCATCGTGCAATGGCTGCGCGCCGGCGTACCCGAATCGGAAGTTGTTTCCAGGATCGGCGTGGACAGCACTCGTTCCCTGCGCCATCTGCAGCACTATCTATAG